In a genomic window of Vigna angularis cultivar LongXiaoDou No.4 chromosome 6, ASM1680809v1, whole genome shotgun sequence:
- the LOC108343517 gene encoding acyl-CoA-binding domain-containing protein 6 isoform X4, with amino-acid sequence MFGFSRRHMKLGRLKVQLSDTPQGTRSPIRHHQKRNGDGVARTSGHSEEIDSQFLSGTAEMHTSTSGSSESWMVLSIAGEKPAPRSYHAAAVVENKMVVVGGESGSGLLDDVQVLNFDRFLWTTASSKLYLSPSSLPLKIPACKGHCLVSWGKKALLIGGKTDPASDKISVWVFDTETECWSLMEAKGDIPVARSGHTVVMANSVLILFGGEDAKRRKLNDLHMFDLKSLTWLPLHYTGAAPCPRFNHVAALYDGKILFIFGGTSKSRTLNDLYSLDFETMAWSRIKIRGFHPSPRAGCCGVLCGTKWYITGGGSKKKRHGETLVYDVVKSEWSVAIGSPPSSITTNKGFSLVLVQHKDKNFLVAFGGSKKEPSNQVEVLITEKNESIKRPTSTKGQRSELLEKHSLSAGLASQLKKESSKHLIDSVVRQNLASVIEHGSERKSLSETLLEQDSNSLPTKISLRRQFDHHEEYNPDVRIDKLSEDESSFPQAADHRTSQNDPGSQMRSSGTKTNMEEQFSVSGNSNQQNLAFGNLLLESDDVSFPENVKSGSLSAASSIHHHYETKMSSLVRKFGILEGQLSAALGSREVAEKSLASAFKSRQEMEKNLSDTLKEMELLREKLASAELSQEEANNLSNLVHADNVRLEHDVAFLKAVFDDTQKELHSTRGVLAAERARAFQLQVEVFHLKQRLQSIENRAPTPRKPFHV; translated from the exons ATGTTCGGCTTCTCTCGTAGGCATATGAAACTTGGCAG ATTGAAGGTCCAGCTTTCTGACACTCCCCAGGGAACTAGAAGCCCAATCAGGCATCACCAGAAGCGAAAT GGTGATGGAGTTGCAAGGACAAGTGGTCATTCTGAGGAAATTGACAGCCAGTTTTTGTCCGGTACAGCTGAGATGCATACTAGTACATCAGGGAGCTCAGAGAGCTGGATGGTGTTGTCAATTGCAGGGGAAAAGCCCGCTCCTAGATCTTAT CATGCTGCTGCGGTAGTTGAGAATAAGATGGTAGTGGTTGGTGGTGAATCAGGGAGTGGATTGTTAGACGATGTGCAG GTGCTAAATTTTGACAGATTTTTGTGGACCACCGCATCCTCTAAGCTTTACTTATCGCCTAGCAGTCTTCCACTAAAGATTCCTGCTTGCAAGGGGCATTGTTTG GTTTCTTGGGGGAAAAAAGCACTCCTTATTGGAGGGAAAACAGACCCAGCAAGTGACAAAATTTCTG tttggGTGTTTGATACAGAGACAGAGTGCTGGTCCCTCATGGAAGCAAAGGGAGACATACCG GTTGCTCGCAGCGGTCACACGGTTGTTATGGCTAACTCTGTTTTAATATTGTTTGGAGGAGAAGATGCCAAAAGGAGGAAACTGAATGATCTTCATATGTTTGATCTCAAGTCCTTGACATGGCTTCCACTTCACTACAC GGGAGCAGCACCTTGTCCAAGATTCAACCATGTGGCAGCTCTTTATGATggtaaaattctatttatatttggAGGAACATCAAAATCCAGGACCTTGAATGACTTGTATTCACTTGACTTTGAAACA ATGGCATGGTCAAGAATAAAAATACGTGGTTTCCATCCATCTCCAAGAGCTGGTTGCTGTGGTGTATTATGTGGCACTAAATGGTATATTACAGGGGGTGGAAGCAAGAAAAAAC GACACGGGGAGACTTTGGTATATGATGTTGTAAAAAGTGAGTGGTCTGTGGCAATTGGGTCACCTCCATCTTCTATTACGACCAACAAg GGTTTTAGCCTTGTACTCGTGCAACACAAGGATAAAAACTTCCTTGTTGCATTTGGGGGATCCAAAAAGGAGCCATCAAATCAG GTGGAAGTGTTGATTAcagaaaaaaatgaatcaatAAAGCGACCAACTTCGACCAAAGGTCAAAGATCTGAATTACTTGAAAAACATTCATTATCTGCTGGATTGGCTTCTCAACTTAAAAAGGAATCTTCCAAACATTTGATTGACTCTGTTGTGCGACAAAATCTTGCATCTGTAATTGAACACGGTTCTGAAAGGAAATCTCTGTCTGAAACCCTTCTTGAACAAGATTCCAATTCCCTCCCTACCAAGATCTCCCTTCGCAGGCAATTTGATCATCATGAAGAATACAATCCAGATGTCAGGATCGACAAACTTTCAGAAGATGAAAGTTCTTTCCCTCAG GCTGCGGATCATAGAACAAGTCAAAATGACCCTGGTAGTCAAATGAGATCAAGTGGCACCAAGACCAACATGGAGGAACAGTTCTCAGTATCTGGAAATTCAAATCAACAAAACCTCGCATTTGGAAACCTTTTGCTAGAAAGTGATGATGTGTCATTCCCAGAAAATGTTAAATCAGGATCACTGTCTGCTGCTTCAAGCATCCATCATCATTATGAAACTAAAATGTCTTCCCTAGTGAGAAAATTTGGCATTCTAGAGGGGCAATTGTCAGCTGCATTAGGGAGCAGAGAAGTTGCTGAGAAAAGTTTAGCATCTGCCTTTAAAAGCCGGCAGGAGATGGAAAAAAACTTATCTGACACACTGAAGGAGATGGAGTTGCTGAGAGAGAAACTGGCGAGTGCAGAGTTATCTCAAGAAGAAGCTAACAACCTTTCGAACTTGGTCCATGCTGACAATGTAAGGCTTGAGCATGATGTGGCTTTCCTCAAGGCTGTTTTTGATGACACTCAAAAG GAATTGCACTCAACCAGAGGGGTTCTTGCAGCAGAAAGAGCCAGGGCATTCCAATTACAG GTTGAAGTTTTCCATCTCAAACAGAGACTTCAATCAATAGAGAATCGAGCCCCTACTCCTAGGAAACCTTTTCACGTATAA
- the LOC108343517 gene encoding acyl-CoA-binding domain-containing protein 6 isoform X2 codes for MFGFSRRHMKLGSRLKVQLSDTPQGTRSPIRHHQKRNGDGVARTSGHSEEIDSQFLSGTAEMHTSTSGSSESWMVLSIAGEKPAPRSYHAAAVVENKMVVVGGESGSGLLDDVQVLNFDRFLWTTASSKLYLSPSSLPLKIPACKGHCLVSWGKKALLIGGKTDPASDKISVWVFDTETECWSLMEAKGDIPVARSGHTVVMANSVLILFGGEDAKRRKLNDLHMFDLKSLTWLPLHYTGAAPCPRFNHVAALYDGKILFIFGGTSKSRTLNDLYSLDFETMAWSRIKIRGFHPSPRAGCCGVLCGTKWYITGGGSKKKRHGETLVYDVVKSEWSVAIGSPPSSITTNKGFSLVLVQHKDKNFLVAFGGSKKEPSNQVEVLITEKNESIKRPTSTKGQRSELLEKHSLSAGLASQLKKESSKHLIDSVVRQNLASVIEHGSERKSLSETLLEQDSNSLPTKISLRRQFDHHEEYNPDVRIDKLSEDESSFPQAADHRTSQNDPGSQMRSSGTKTNMEEQFSVSGNSNQQNLAFGNLLLESDDVSFPENVKSGSLSAASSIHHHYETKMSSLVRKFGILEGQLSAALGSREVAEKSLASAFKSRQEMEKNLSDTLKEMELLREKLASAELSQEEANNLSNLVHADNVRLEHDVAFLKAVFDDTQKELHSTRGVLAAERARAFQLQVEVFHLKQRLQSIENRAPTPRKPFHV; via the exons ATGTTCGGCTTCTCTCGTAGGCATATGAAACTTGGCAG TAGATTGAAGGTCCAGCTTTCTGACACTCCCCAGGGAACTAGAAGCCCAATCAGGCATCACCAGAAGCGAAAT GGTGATGGAGTTGCAAGGACAAGTGGTCATTCTGAGGAAATTGACAGCCAGTTTTTGTCCGGTACAGCTGAGATGCATACTAGTACATCAGGGAGCTCAGAGAGCTGGATGGTGTTGTCAATTGCAGGGGAAAAGCCCGCTCCTAGATCTTAT CATGCTGCTGCGGTAGTTGAGAATAAGATGGTAGTGGTTGGTGGTGAATCAGGGAGTGGATTGTTAGACGATGTGCAG GTGCTAAATTTTGACAGATTTTTGTGGACCACCGCATCCTCTAAGCTTTACTTATCGCCTAGCAGTCTTCCACTAAAGATTCCTGCTTGCAAGGGGCATTGTTTG GTTTCTTGGGGGAAAAAAGCACTCCTTATTGGAGGGAAAACAGACCCAGCAAGTGACAAAATTTCTG tttggGTGTTTGATACAGAGACAGAGTGCTGGTCCCTCATGGAAGCAAAGGGAGACATACCG GTTGCTCGCAGCGGTCACACGGTTGTTATGGCTAACTCTGTTTTAATATTGTTTGGAGGAGAAGATGCCAAAAGGAGGAAACTGAATGATCTTCATATGTTTGATCTCAAGTCCTTGACATGGCTTCCACTTCACTACAC GGGAGCAGCACCTTGTCCAAGATTCAACCATGTGGCAGCTCTTTATGATggtaaaattctatttatatttggAGGAACATCAAAATCCAGGACCTTGAATGACTTGTATTCACTTGACTTTGAAACA ATGGCATGGTCAAGAATAAAAATACGTGGTTTCCATCCATCTCCAAGAGCTGGTTGCTGTGGTGTATTATGTGGCACTAAATGGTATATTACAGGGGGTGGAAGCAAGAAAAAAC GACACGGGGAGACTTTGGTATATGATGTTGTAAAAAGTGAGTGGTCTGTGGCAATTGGGTCACCTCCATCTTCTATTACGACCAACAAg GGTTTTAGCCTTGTACTCGTGCAACACAAGGATAAAAACTTCCTTGTTGCATTTGGGGGATCCAAAAAGGAGCCATCAAATCAG GTGGAAGTGTTGATTAcagaaaaaaatgaatcaatAAAGCGACCAACTTCGACCAAAGGTCAAAGATCTGAATTACTTGAAAAACATTCATTATCTGCTGGATTGGCTTCTCAACTTAAAAAGGAATCTTCCAAACATTTGATTGACTCTGTTGTGCGACAAAATCTTGCATCTGTAATTGAACACGGTTCTGAAAGGAAATCTCTGTCTGAAACCCTTCTTGAACAAGATTCCAATTCCCTCCCTACCAAGATCTCCCTTCGCAGGCAATTTGATCATCATGAAGAATACAATCCAGATGTCAGGATCGACAAACTTTCAGAAGATGAAAGTTCTTTCCCTCAG GCTGCGGATCATAGAACAAGTCAAAATGACCCTGGTAGTCAAATGAGATCAAGTGGCACCAAGACCAACATGGAGGAACAGTTCTCAGTATCTGGAAATTCAAATCAACAAAACCTCGCATTTGGAAACCTTTTGCTAGAAAGTGATGATGTGTCATTCCCAGAAAATGTTAAATCAGGATCACTGTCTGCTGCTTCAAGCATCCATCATCATTATGAAACTAAAATGTCTTCCCTAGTGAGAAAATTTGGCATTCTAGAGGGGCAATTGTCAGCTGCATTAGGGAGCAGAGAAGTTGCTGAGAAAAGTTTAGCATCTGCCTTTAAAAGCCGGCAGGAGATGGAAAAAAACTTATCTGACACACTGAAGGAGATGGAGTTGCTGAGAGAGAAACTGGCGAGTGCAGAGTTATCTCAAGAAGAAGCTAACAACCTTTCGAACTTGGTCCATGCTGACAATGTAAGGCTTGAGCATGATGTGGCTTTCCTCAAGGCTGTTTTTGATGACACTCAAAAG GAATTGCACTCAACCAGAGGGGTTCTTGCAGCAGAAAGAGCCAGGGCATTCCAATTACAG GTTGAAGTTTTCCATCTCAAACAGAGACTTCAATCAATAGAGAATCGAGCCCCTACTCCTAGGAAACCTTTTCACGTATAA
- the LOC108342586 gene encoding monothiol glutaredoxin-S4: MDKVVQMVSEKPVVIFSRSSCCMCHTIKTLFSDFGVNPNVHELDEIPRGKDIEQALLRLGCNPSVPAVFIDGKLVGGTNEVMSLHLNRTLIPMLRNAGALWV, translated from the coding sequence ATGGATAAGGTGgtacagatggtatcagagaaGCCAGTGGTGATCTTCAGCAGGAGTTCCTGCTGTATGTGCCACACCATCAAAACCCTTTTCAGTGACTTTGGAGTGAATCCAAATGTTCATGAACTTGATGAGATACCTAGAGGGAAAGACATTGAGCAAGCTCTTTTAAGGCTAGGGTGCAATCCCTCTGTGCCTGCTGTCTTCATTGATGGTAAGCTTGTTGGTGGAACAAATGAAGTCATGAGCCTTCACCTAAACCGGACCTTAATCCCAATGCTTAGGAACGCAGGTGCTCTTTGGGTTTGA
- the LOC108343517 gene encoding acyl-CoA-binding domain-containing protein 6 isoform X3, whose translation MHTSTSGSSESWMVLSIAGEKPAPRSYHAAAVVENKMVVVGGESGSGLLDDVQVLNFDRFLWTTASSKLYLSPSSLPLKIPACKGHCLVSWGKKALLIGGKTDPASDKISVWVFDTETECWSLMEAKGDIPVARSGHTVVMANSVLILFGGEDAKRRKLNDLHMFDLKSLTWLPLHYTGAAPCPRFNHVAALYDGKILFIFGGTSKSRTLNDLYSLDFETMAWSRIKIRGFHPSPRAGCCGVLCGTKWYITGGGSKKKRHGETLVYDVVKSEWSVAIGSPPSSITTNKQGFSLVLVQHKDKNFLVAFGGSKKEPSNQVEVLITEKNESIKRPTSTKGQRSELLEKHSLSAGLASQLKKESSKHLIDSVVRQNLASVIEHGSERKSLSETLLEQDSNSLPTKISLRRQFDHHEEYNPDVRIDKLSEDESSFPQAADHRTSQNDPGSQMRSSGTKTNMEEQFSVSGNSNQQNLAFGNLLLESDDVSFPENVKSGSLSAASSIHHHYETKMSSLVRKFGILEGQLSAALGSREVAEKSLASAFKSRQEMEKNLSDTLKEMELLREKLASAELSQEEANNLSNLVHADNVRLEHDVAFLKAVFDDTQKELHSTRGVLAAERARAFQLQVEVFHLKQRLQSIENRAPTPRKPFHV comes from the exons ATGCATACTAGTACATCAGGGAGCTCAGAGAGCTGGATGGTGTTGTCAATTGCAGGGGAAAAGCCCGCTCCTAGATCTTAT CATGCTGCTGCGGTAGTTGAGAATAAGATGGTAGTGGTTGGTGGTGAATCAGGGAGTGGATTGTTAGACGATGTGCAG GTGCTAAATTTTGACAGATTTTTGTGGACCACCGCATCCTCTAAGCTTTACTTATCGCCTAGCAGTCTTCCACTAAAGATTCCTGCTTGCAAGGGGCATTGTTTG GTTTCTTGGGGGAAAAAAGCACTCCTTATTGGAGGGAAAACAGACCCAGCAAGTGACAAAATTTCTG tttggGTGTTTGATACAGAGACAGAGTGCTGGTCCCTCATGGAAGCAAAGGGAGACATACCG GTTGCTCGCAGCGGTCACACGGTTGTTATGGCTAACTCTGTTTTAATATTGTTTGGAGGAGAAGATGCCAAAAGGAGGAAACTGAATGATCTTCATATGTTTGATCTCAAGTCCTTGACATGGCTTCCACTTCACTACAC GGGAGCAGCACCTTGTCCAAGATTCAACCATGTGGCAGCTCTTTATGATggtaaaattctatttatatttggAGGAACATCAAAATCCAGGACCTTGAATGACTTGTATTCACTTGACTTTGAAACA ATGGCATGGTCAAGAATAAAAATACGTGGTTTCCATCCATCTCCAAGAGCTGGTTGCTGTGGTGTATTATGTGGCACTAAATGGTATATTACAGGGGGTGGAAGCAAGAAAAAAC GACACGGGGAGACTTTGGTATATGATGTTGTAAAAAGTGAGTGGTCTGTGGCAATTGGGTCACCTCCATCTTCTATTACGACCAACAAg CAGGGTTTTAGCCTTGTACTCGTGCAACACAAGGATAAAAACTTCCTTGTTGCATTTGGGGGATCCAAAAAGGAGCCATCAAATCAG GTGGAAGTGTTGATTAcagaaaaaaatgaatcaatAAAGCGACCAACTTCGACCAAAGGTCAAAGATCTGAATTACTTGAAAAACATTCATTATCTGCTGGATTGGCTTCTCAACTTAAAAAGGAATCTTCCAAACATTTGATTGACTCTGTTGTGCGACAAAATCTTGCATCTGTAATTGAACACGGTTCTGAAAGGAAATCTCTGTCTGAAACCCTTCTTGAACAAGATTCCAATTCCCTCCCTACCAAGATCTCCCTTCGCAGGCAATTTGATCATCATGAAGAATACAATCCAGATGTCAGGATCGACAAACTTTCAGAAGATGAAAGTTCTTTCCCTCAG GCTGCGGATCATAGAACAAGTCAAAATGACCCTGGTAGTCAAATGAGATCAAGTGGCACCAAGACCAACATGGAGGAACAGTTCTCAGTATCTGGAAATTCAAATCAACAAAACCTCGCATTTGGAAACCTTTTGCTAGAAAGTGATGATGTGTCATTCCCAGAAAATGTTAAATCAGGATCACTGTCTGCTGCTTCAAGCATCCATCATCATTATGAAACTAAAATGTCTTCCCTAGTGAGAAAATTTGGCATTCTAGAGGGGCAATTGTCAGCTGCATTAGGGAGCAGAGAAGTTGCTGAGAAAAGTTTAGCATCTGCCTTTAAAAGCCGGCAGGAGATGGAAAAAAACTTATCTGACACACTGAAGGAGATGGAGTTGCTGAGAGAGAAACTGGCGAGTGCAGAGTTATCTCAAGAAGAAGCTAACAACCTTTCGAACTTGGTCCATGCTGACAATGTAAGGCTTGAGCATGATGTGGCTTTCCTCAAGGCTGTTTTTGATGACACTCAAAAG GAATTGCACTCAACCAGAGGGGTTCTTGCAGCAGAAAGAGCCAGGGCATTCCAATTACAG GTTGAAGTTTTCCATCTCAAACAGAGACTTCAATCAATAGAGAATCGAGCCCCTACTCCTAGGAAACCTTTTCACGTATAA
- the LOC108343517 gene encoding acyl-CoA-binding domain-containing protein 6 isoform X1: protein MFGFSRRHMKLGSRLKVQLSDTPQGTRSPIRHHQKRNGDGVARTSGHSEEIDSQFLSGTAEMHTSTSGSSESWMVLSIAGEKPAPRSYHAAAVVENKMVVVGGESGSGLLDDVQVLNFDRFLWTTASSKLYLSPSSLPLKIPACKGHCLVSWGKKALLIGGKTDPASDKISVWVFDTETECWSLMEAKGDIPVARSGHTVVMANSVLILFGGEDAKRRKLNDLHMFDLKSLTWLPLHYTGAAPCPRFNHVAALYDGKILFIFGGTSKSRTLNDLYSLDFETMAWSRIKIRGFHPSPRAGCCGVLCGTKWYITGGGSKKKRHGETLVYDVVKSEWSVAIGSPPSSITTNKQGFSLVLVQHKDKNFLVAFGGSKKEPSNQVEVLITEKNESIKRPTSTKGQRSELLEKHSLSAGLASQLKKESSKHLIDSVVRQNLASVIEHGSERKSLSETLLEQDSNSLPTKISLRRQFDHHEEYNPDVRIDKLSEDESSFPQAADHRTSQNDPGSQMRSSGTKTNMEEQFSVSGNSNQQNLAFGNLLLESDDVSFPENVKSGSLSAASSIHHHYETKMSSLVRKFGILEGQLSAALGSREVAEKSLASAFKSRQEMEKNLSDTLKEMELLREKLASAELSQEEANNLSNLVHADNVRLEHDVAFLKAVFDDTQKELHSTRGVLAAERARAFQLQVEVFHLKQRLQSIENRAPTPRKPFHV from the exons ATGTTCGGCTTCTCTCGTAGGCATATGAAACTTGGCAG TAGATTGAAGGTCCAGCTTTCTGACACTCCCCAGGGAACTAGAAGCCCAATCAGGCATCACCAGAAGCGAAAT GGTGATGGAGTTGCAAGGACAAGTGGTCATTCTGAGGAAATTGACAGCCAGTTTTTGTCCGGTACAGCTGAGATGCATACTAGTACATCAGGGAGCTCAGAGAGCTGGATGGTGTTGTCAATTGCAGGGGAAAAGCCCGCTCCTAGATCTTAT CATGCTGCTGCGGTAGTTGAGAATAAGATGGTAGTGGTTGGTGGTGAATCAGGGAGTGGATTGTTAGACGATGTGCAG GTGCTAAATTTTGACAGATTTTTGTGGACCACCGCATCCTCTAAGCTTTACTTATCGCCTAGCAGTCTTCCACTAAAGATTCCTGCTTGCAAGGGGCATTGTTTG GTTTCTTGGGGGAAAAAAGCACTCCTTATTGGAGGGAAAACAGACCCAGCAAGTGACAAAATTTCTG tttggGTGTTTGATACAGAGACAGAGTGCTGGTCCCTCATGGAAGCAAAGGGAGACATACCG GTTGCTCGCAGCGGTCACACGGTTGTTATGGCTAACTCTGTTTTAATATTGTTTGGAGGAGAAGATGCCAAAAGGAGGAAACTGAATGATCTTCATATGTTTGATCTCAAGTCCTTGACATGGCTTCCACTTCACTACAC GGGAGCAGCACCTTGTCCAAGATTCAACCATGTGGCAGCTCTTTATGATggtaaaattctatttatatttggAGGAACATCAAAATCCAGGACCTTGAATGACTTGTATTCACTTGACTTTGAAACA ATGGCATGGTCAAGAATAAAAATACGTGGTTTCCATCCATCTCCAAGAGCTGGTTGCTGTGGTGTATTATGTGGCACTAAATGGTATATTACAGGGGGTGGAAGCAAGAAAAAAC GACACGGGGAGACTTTGGTATATGATGTTGTAAAAAGTGAGTGGTCTGTGGCAATTGGGTCACCTCCATCTTCTATTACGACCAACAAg CAGGGTTTTAGCCTTGTACTCGTGCAACACAAGGATAAAAACTTCCTTGTTGCATTTGGGGGATCCAAAAAGGAGCCATCAAATCAG GTGGAAGTGTTGATTAcagaaaaaaatgaatcaatAAAGCGACCAACTTCGACCAAAGGTCAAAGATCTGAATTACTTGAAAAACATTCATTATCTGCTGGATTGGCTTCTCAACTTAAAAAGGAATCTTCCAAACATTTGATTGACTCTGTTGTGCGACAAAATCTTGCATCTGTAATTGAACACGGTTCTGAAAGGAAATCTCTGTCTGAAACCCTTCTTGAACAAGATTCCAATTCCCTCCCTACCAAGATCTCCCTTCGCAGGCAATTTGATCATCATGAAGAATACAATCCAGATGTCAGGATCGACAAACTTTCAGAAGATGAAAGTTCTTTCCCTCAG GCTGCGGATCATAGAACAAGTCAAAATGACCCTGGTAGTCAAATGAGATCAAGTGGCACCAAGACCAACATGGAGGAACAGTTCTCAGTATCTGGAAATTCAAATCAACAAAACCTCGCATTTGGAAACCTTTTGCTAGAAAGTGATGATGTGTCATTCCCAGAAAATGTTAAATCAGGATCACTGTCTGCTGCTTCAAGCATCCATCATCATTATGAAACTAAAATGTCTTCCCTAGTGAGAAAATTTGGCATTCTAGAGGGGCAATTGTCAGCTGCATTAGGGAGCAGAGAAGTTGCTGAGAAAAGTTTAGCATCTGCCTTTAAAAGCCGGCAGGAGATGGAAAAAAACTTATCTGACACACTGAAGGAGATGGAGTTGCTGAGAGAGAAACTGGCGAGTGCAGAGTTATCTCAAGAAGAAGCTAACAACCTTTCGAACTTGGTCCATGCTGACAATGTAAGGCTTGAGCATGATGTGGCTTTCCTCAAGGCTGTTTTTGATGACACTCAAAAG GAATTGCACTCAACCAGAGGGGTTCTTGCAGCAGAAAGAGCCAGGGCATTCCAATTACAG GTTGAAGTTTTCCATCTCAAACAGAGACTTCAATCAATAGAGAATCGAGCCCCTACTCCTAGGAAACCTTTTCACGTATAA
- the LOC108342657 gene encoding monothiol glutaredoxin-S10, with product MERITKLASQKAVVIFSKSSCGMSHAIKRLFYEQGVGPAIYELDEDTRGKEMEWALMRLGCNPSVPAVFVGGKFVGSANTVMTLHLNGSLKKMLRDAGALWL from the coding sequence ATGGAACGCATAACAAAGTTGGCATCACAAAAGGCAGTGGTGATCTTCAGCAAGAGTTCGTGCGGGATGAGCCATGCAATAAAGAGGCTGTTTTACGAGCAGGGTGTGGGCCCTGCAATCTATGAACTTGATGAAGACACAAGAGGGAAGGAAATGGAATGGGCTCTCATGAGACTCGGCTGCAACCCTTCTGTCCCTGCTGTCTTCGTTGGTGGCAAGTTTGTCGGTTCAGCCAACACTGTCATGACCCTTCACCTCAATGGCTCACTCAAGAAAATGCTCAGAGATGCTGGTGCTCTATGGCTCTAG